One Balneolaceae bacterium DNA window includes the following coding sequences:
- a CDS encoding AsmA family protein: MLLRWLHTTWTYLLRLVFGAALLLLLFGGIAFGLLQLEATRSWLVDRLERDYRTAFRSELDVGSLRGTLPFRASLDEVTVTHARTDGAAGADTLLSVERVDVTLDPWSLLSNRLSITGFSVQGPRLRLLTDSTGAYTWAQALAPARPDTAAAIRTAEREGDPAPETTSRSWFHNIRIIAPEVSITGGSVYVDRLHGAAGRAGLPQPLEIGELQASFFLELTERQRFWDIRSLSMQVGELQAGDVALSGQVYNDNRFLEFNGFTLRLGDSELELSGEVEGVDLYAGQLARQFREAHYDLNLGSSRLVLDDFRELSPVSPRWDAPSISACTRRDASTPFGWMNSVLAWARVS; the protein is encoded by the coding sequence TTGCTGCTACGCTGGCTACATACCACCTGGACCTATCTGCTGAGACTGGTTTTCGGGGCGGCGCTTCTGCTGCTGCTGTTCGGAGGCATTGCCTTCGGACTGCTGCAGCTTGAAGCCACCCGTTCCTGGCTGGTTGACCGCCTGGAGCGCGACTACCGGACGGCCTTCCGCTCCGAACTTGACGTCGGCAGCCTCCGGGGTACCCTGCCTTTCCGTGCCAGCCTGGATGAGGTGACCGTGACCCATGCCCGGACGGACGGCGCCGCCGGGGCCGACACCCTGCTCTCGGTCGAGCGCGTGGACGTAACCCTCGATCCCTGGAGTTTGTTGAGCAACCGCCTCAGCATCACCGGGTTTTCGGTGCAGGGACCGCGGCTGCGACTGCTCACCGACTCCACCGGCGCCTACACTTGGGCCCAGGCCCTGGCACCTGCCCGGCCTGATACGGCCGCCGCGATCCGCACCGCAGAACGTGAGGGGGACCCGGCGCCCGAAACCACCTCCCGTTCCTGGTTCCACAACATACGTATCATCGCTCCCGAGGTCAGCATCACCGGCGGATCGGTCTACGTGGACCGTCTCCACGGGGCCGCCGGACGCGCGGGTCTGCCGCAGCCCTTAGAAATCGGTGAGCTGCAGGCCTCCTTTTTCCTGGAACTCACCGAGCGGCAGCGTTTCTGGGATATCCGCTCGCTCTCCATGCAGGTGGGCGAGCTGCAGGCGGGTGACGTCGCCCTCAGCGGTCAGGTCTACAACGACAACCGCTTTCTGGAGTTCAACGGCTTCACCCTGAGGCTGGGCGACTCTGAACTGGAGCTCTCCGGGGAGGTGGAAGGAGTGGACCTCTATGCCGGCCAGCTGGCACGACAGTTCAGGGAAGCCCATTACGACCTCAACCTGGGCTCCTCCCGGCTGGTGCTGGACGATTTCCGGGAGCTCTCCCCCGTATCCCCGAGGTGGGACGCCCCCTCGATTTCAGCCTGCACGCGGAGGGACGCGTCGACTCCCTTTGGGTGGATGAATTCCGTTTTGGCCTGGGCGAGAGTTTCCTGA
- the aroB gene encoding 3-dehydroquinate synthase has product MSHTFELGAERRWSSRYSVGERLWDSFRTFGRDRYGDARLMVVVDEKVMRLHGETLEAECGESFRECVFLQVPEGESSKSVSQWKRLTDALMENSPERGTPLLAVGGGVTGDLAGFAAATLLRGVPLLHMPTTLLAMVDSSIGGKTGVNHPAGKNLVGAFHQPDAVFAQTFFLETLERREWINGLAEVLKYAAIREPQLFGEIEEAAGQGFVPSPRWEDLIHRSARIKAEIVEEDALEKGRRAWLNFGHTFGHALEKIAGYGNISHGEAVFLGMIAACRASELRGAPVDAGRLEPFIPLYRAPYGRYADRVPELIEAMKRDKKVKDHTIRLVLLDRWGEPRLVPCEDEELIGEAWRYAFRNINSTPA; this is encoded by the coding sequence ATGTCTCACACCTTTGAACTGGGCGCCGAACGGCGCTGGTCCAGCCGCTACAGCGTGGGCGAGCGGTTATGGGACTCTTTCCGCACCTTCGGTCGGGATCGCTACGGCGACGCACGGCTCATGGTGGTGGTGGACGAGAAGGTGATGCGCCTTCACGGGGAGACCCTGGAGGCGGAATGCGGCGAGTCCTTCCGCGAATGCGTTTTCCTGCAGGTGCCCGAGGGGGAGTCCAGCAAGTCGGTGTCGCAGTGGAAGCGCCTGACGGACGCCCTGATGGAGAACTCCCCGGAGCGCGGCACACCCCTGCTGGCCGTGGGGGGAGGGGTGACCGGCGATCTCGCCGGTTTTGCCGCCGCCACCCTGCTGCGAGGGGTGCCGCTGCTGCATATGCCCACCACCCTGCTGGCCATGGTCGACAGTTCCATCGGGGGCAAGACCGGGGTCAACCACCCTGCGGGCAAGAACCTGGTGGGCGCTTTCCACCAGCCGGACGCCGTCTTTGCGCAGACTTTTTTCCTGGAGACCCTGGAGCGGCGGGAGTGGATCAACGGGCTGGCGGAGGTGCTTAAGTACGCCGCCATTCGCGAACCGCAGCTGTTCGGGGAGATCGAGGAAGCCGCCGGACAGGGGTTCGTCCCCTCCCCGCGCTGGGAGGACCTCATTCACCGCAGCGCGCGCATCAAGGCGGAGATCGTCGAGGAGGACGCCCTGGAGAAGGGCCGGCGCGCCTGGCTCAACTTCGGCCATACCTTCGGACACGCCCTCGAAAAGATCGCAGGTTACGGTAATATCTCCCACGGGGAAGCCGTTTTTCTGGGTATGATCGCCGCCTGCCGGGCCTCCGAACTGCGCGGCGCCCCGGTGGACGCCGGACGGCTCGAACCCTTTATTCCCCTCTACCGCGCACCCTACGGCCGCTACGCCGATCGGGTGCCGGAACTGATCGAGGCCATGAAAAGAGACAAGAAAGTGAAAGACCACACCATACGGCTGGTGCTGCTGGACCGGTGGGGCGAACCACGCCTGGTACCCTGCGAAGATGAGGAGCTGATCGGGGAGGCGTGGCGCTACGCATTTCGAAATATCAATTCCACGCCCGCCTGA
- a CDS encoding shikimate kinase produces the protein MNRTDIPNLPERIWICGFMGAGKSTVGRLLAERLEVPFADLDRRVARQADMEISEIFREEGEEGFRRRERAWLKKAMREASGVIALGGGSLQNQSLVDDLKLNGLLIFIDTPFSVIFERIRKDTGRPLADAAGEPGADHEKGREALQALLERRRPLYEQAELSLRLDPDERQDPEQMVDQLMDKIRLHVSHL, from the coding sequence GTGAACAGGACCGACATCCCCAACCTTCCCGAACGGATCTGGATCTGCGGCTTCATGGGCGCCGGCAAGAGCACCGTGGGACGCCTGCTGGCCGAGCGCCTTGAGGTGCCTTTTGCGGACCTCGACCGCCGCGTGGCCCGGCAGGCGGACATGGAGATTTCCGAGATTTTCCGGGAGGAGGGAGAAGAGGGCTTCCGAAGACGCGAACGCGCCTGGCTTAAGAAGGCCATGCGTGAAGCGTCCGGCGTGATCGCCCTGGGCGGGGGCTCCCTTCAGAACCAGTCTCTGGTGGATGATCTCAAGCTCAACGGCCTCCTTATATTTATTGATACCCCATTTTCTGTTATCTTTGAGCGTATTCGCAAGGACACCGGCCGACCGCTGGCCGACGCGGCGGGGGAGCCGGGGGCCGATCACGAAAAGGGCAGGGAGGCATTGCAGGCCCTGCTCGAACGCCGCCGCCCTCTCTACGAGCAGGCCGAACTGAGCCTGCGTCTCGACCCGGACGAACGGCAGGATCCGGAGCAGATGGTTGACCAACTTATGGACAAGATACGTCTTCATGTCTCACACCTTTGA
- a CDS encoding NFACT RNA binding domain-containing protein, producing MLELYLEAGGERHRLIFSANPSETAIFLDDYRPPKKSNVMDFFGELEGRRVEGTRLAEEDRLWEVRFEGEYSLLFKLYGGSPNVYLTDGKEILDAFKNPEEVRGEAPPEAHPPDRDEEPRMRAIPKNRLTGLHPKLPRNLLPHLVEQHAVDGMDAAETVAFGERIVRAMKEKPCPRVLQTGDLTLWDEELLDLPTDRAFDSVNDAVRHAYRNAVHLRRLNNRREKVSRFLERMESKKASRLEQLRQADRSLERADTYERSAHLLMAHAHEELEPRLETGEGETVVRLPDIYEEDREISIAVDPNRGFSGNAEQYYEKARSARRNYEEARRRIPRVERELEAVRRLREELGKVTHLGEMQDWFGERREKLEELGFGNESGEVASSPYRKLKVGKYEVWVGKSARSNDQLTSLAHKEDVWLHARGVPGSHVVIRMGNTSDYPPQEVILQAAGFAAWFSKAQGMKSAPVMYTKRKYVRKPKGAGPGAVKVEREQVVMVPPVEPRAQHRR from the coding sequence GTGCTGGAGCTCTACCTGGAGGCCGGCGGGGAGCGCCACCGGCTGATATTCAGCGCCAATCCCTCGGAGACGGCGATCTTCCTGGACGACTACAGACCTCCGAAAAAAAGCAACGTGATGGATTTTTTCGGCGAGCTCGAGGGCCGGCGCGTGGAGGGCACCCGGCTGGCGGAGGAGGACCGCCTCTGGGAGGTTCGTTTCGAAGGGGAGTATTCCCTGCTTTTCAAGCTCTACGGGGGCAGTCCCAACGTCTACCTCACCGACGGGAAGGAGATCCTTGACGCCTTCAAGAATCCGGAGGAGGTGCGCGGGGAGGCGCCCCCGGAGGCGCACCCCCCGGACAGGGATGAGGAGCCGCGCATGCGGGCCATCCCGAAGAACCGACTTACCGGTCTGCATCCCAAGCTGCCTCGCAATCTGCTGCCGCACCTGGTAGAGCAGCACGCGGTGGATGGGATGGACGCCGCCGAGACCGTCGCCTTCGGCGAGCGCATCGTCCGTGCCATGAAGGAGAAGCCCTGTCCGCGGGTGCTGCAGACCGGCGACCTGACGCTGTGGGACGAGGAGCTGCTCGACCTGCCCACCGACCGGGCCTTCGACTCGGTGAACGACGCCGTGCGGCACGCCTACCGCAACGCCGTGCACCTGAGGAGACTCAACAACCGCCGTGAGAAGGTGAGCCGCTTCCTGGAACGCATGGAATCGAAAAAGGCGAGCCGCCTGGAGCAGCTACGCCAGGCCGACAGAAGTTTGGAGAGGGCCGACACCTACGAGCGCAGCGCCCACCTGCTGATGGCCCATGCCCACGAGGAGCTGGAGCCCCGGCTGGAGACGGGGGAGGGGGAGACCGTTGTACGCCTGCCTGATATCTACGAGGAGGACCGGGAAATTTCCATTGCGGTGGACCCGAACAGGGGCTTTTCGGGCAACGCCGAACAGTACTATGAGAAAGCCCGGTCGGCCCGGAGAAACTACGAGGAGGCCCGCCGGCGGATCCCGCGGGTGGAGAGGGAGCTGGAGGCGGTGCGCCGGCTGCGGGAGGAGCTGGGGAAGGTGACGCACCTGGGGGAGATGCAAGACTGGTTCGGAGAGCGCCGGGAAAAGCTGGAGGAGCTGGGTTTCGGCAACGAGTCCGGCGAGGTGGCCTCCTCCCCCTACCGCAAGCTGAAGGTGGGAAAATACGAAGTCTGGGTGGGCAAGAGCGCCCGTAGCAATGACCAGCTTACCAGCCTGGCCCATAAGGAAGACGTCTGGCTGCACGCCCGGGGCGTCCCCGGCTCGCATGTGGTGATCCGCATGGGCAACACCTCGGACTATCCCCCGCAGGAGGTCATCCTGCAGGCTGCGGGCTTTGCAGCCTGGTTTTCCAAGGCGCAGGGAATGAAAAGCGCGCCCGTCATGTATACCAAACGCAAATACGTGCGAAAGCCCAAAGGGGCCGGACCCGGCGCCGTGAAGGTGGAGCGCGAGCAGGTGGTGATGGTGCCCCCGGTGGAACCGCGGGCGCAGCACCGCCGTTGA
- a CDS encoding HU family DNA-binding protein encodes MTKADIVDVISSSTGLTKVETEAVVNGFMETVIDAMKRGEHIELRGFGSFKVVKRAERVARNPKTNEEVIVPEQYVPTLKMSKDFKEEVNKSMMNGEEE; translated from the coding sequence ATGACGAAAGCGGACATCGTAGACGTGATATCTTCATCGACAGGACTCACCAAGGTTGAGACGGAGGCGGTGGTCAACGGCTTCATGGAGACCGTGATCGACGCCATGAAACGCGGCGAACACATCGAGCTGCGCGGTTTCGGCAGCTTCAAGGTGGTCAAGAGGGCCGAACGCGTGGCGCGCAACCCCAAGACCAACGAGGAGGTCATCGTGCCCGAGCAGTACGTACCCACCCTCAAGATGTCGAAGGACTTCAAGGAGGAGGTCAACAAGTCGATGATGAATGGCGAGGAGGAATAA
- a CDS encoding sodium:alanine symporter family protein, giving the protein METFERVIAWLENAIWNFPEAMPAMVVLLLAFGLFITFRLGFVQIRRFAHGLKVVSGFYDDPDDDGDINHFQALTTALSATVGIGNIAGVALAIHYGGPGALFWMWVTAIFGMAIKYTEVTLAQEYRGKNPDGSVSGGPMYYIERGLGSNWKWLAVAFAISAAICAFLTGNAVQANTVADMMKTDFQVPVAITGLITASLVAMVVLGGIKRIGRVTSRLVPVMGILYVLGALVILLINYEAVIPSFVTIVSNAFNPQAGALGVGSGALIFTLSYGVQRGIFSNEAGQGSAPIAHSAAKTDQPVREGVVALLEPFIDTLIICTMTGLVIVSTGSWDAHHPSSVDPSGDVTHYTYTASQESPGMESDAPVLYFENGIPVNGTMYYNEFPADTMYVDQGYSTPFNGRIELQQNEEGDYMAVSTFTDDDSRITTLYGGVVQLGAPLTSAAFERGLAPLTSGGGYIVTLAVLLFAISTSISWSYYGDRAAQYLFGFESIFWYRIAFVGMHFFGAVVSVAVIWSFGDVMLGLMAFFNIIALFALSGVAYKIHKKYFENTDV; this is encoded by the coding sequence ATGGAGACATTTGAACGGGTCATAGCGTGGCTAGAAAACGCAATCTGGAACTTTCCTGAAGCGATGCCGGCCATGGTGGTCCTCCTGCTCGCCTTCGGCCTCTTCATCACCTTCCGCCTCGGATTCGTTCAGATACGGCGTTTTGCCCACGGCCTCAAGGTGGTCTCCGGCTTCTACGACGACCCCGACGACGACGGGGACATCAACCACTTCCAGGCCCTCACCACCGCCCTTTCGGCTACGGTGGGCATCGGCAATATCGCCGGGGTGGCCCTGGCCATTCACTACGGGGGACCCGGCGCGCTTTTCTGGATGTGGGTGACCGCCATCTTTGGCATGGCCATCAAGTATACGGAGGTAACCCTCGCCCAGGAGTACCGCGGCAAGAATCCCGACGGCTCGGTTTCCGGGGGACCCATGTACTATATCGAACGGGGACTGGGCTCCAACTGGAAGTGGCTGGCCGTGGCCTTCGCCATTTCCGCCGCCATCTGCGCCTTCCTTACCGGCAACGCCGTGCAGGCCAACACGGTGGCCGACATGATGAAAACCGACTTTCAGGTACCCGTGGCCATCACAGGACTGATTACCGCCAGTCTGGTGGCCATGGTGGTGCTGGGCGGCATCAAGCGCATCGGTCGGGTAACCTCCCGCCTTGTGCCTGTCATGGGCATCCTCTACGTGCTGGGCGCGCTGGTCATCCTGCTGATCAACTACGAAGCCGTGATCCCCTCCTTTGTGACCATCGTCAGCAATGCCTTCAACCCGCAAGCCGGCGCTCTCGGCGTGGGTTCGGGCGCCCTCATCTTCACCCTGAGCTACGGAGTGCAGCGAGGCATCTTTTCCAACGAGGCGGGCCAGGGATCGGCCCCCATCGCCCACTCGGCGGCCAAAACCGACCAGCCTGTGCGTGAAGGCGTGGTGGCCCTGCTGGAACCCTTTATCGACACGCTGATTATCTGCACCATGACCGGCCTGGTTATCGTCTCCACCGGCTCCTGGGACGCCCATCACCCCTCCTCGGTGGATCCTTCGGGTGACGTGACGCACTACACCTACACCGCCTCCCAGGAATCGCCGGGCATGGAGAGTGACGCGCCGGTGCTCTATTTCGAGAACGGCATACCCGTAAACGGCACCATGTACTATAACGAATTCCCCGCCGACACCATGTACGTGGATCAAGGCTACTCTACGCCCTTCAACGGCCGCATTGAGCTGCAGCAGAACGAGGAGGGCGACTACATGGCGGTAAGTACCTTTACCGACGACGACAGCCGTATCACCACCCTCTACGGGGGCGTCGTGCAGCTGGGCGCGCCGCTCACCTCGGCCGCCTTCGAACGGGGACTCGCCCCGCTGACTTCGGGCGGCGGCTACATCGTGACCCTTGCCGTGCTGCTCTTTGCCATCTCCACCTCCATCAGCTGGAGTTACTACGGCGACCGCGCGGCACAATACCTCTTCGGCTTCGAATCCATCTTCTGGTACCGGATCGCCTTTGTAGGCATGCACTTTTTCGGAGCGGTGGTCTCGGTGGCCGTGATCTGGAGCTTCGGCGACGTGATGCTGGGTCTGATGGCCTTCTTCAACATCATCGCCCTCTTCGCCCTCTCAGGCGTAGCCTACAAGATTCACAAAAAGTACTTTGAGAATACGGACGTATAA
- the upp gene encoding uracil phosphoribosyltransferase: MKSESRRVDKVTVVDHPLVARDVTLLRDAGSGADAFRRALHRVSLALAMEALRGAPTEECRVKTPIRETTGRRLSGDVIVVPILRAGLGMVDAFLQLLPETRVGHLGMYRDEETHEPVDYYANIPGGVESALVLVVDPMLATGGSACGALSHLRRRGAQHLRFISLISAPEGIRKLREQHPDVPLITAAIDEKLNDEAFIVPGLGDAGDRYFDTL; the protein is encoded by the coding sequence TTGAAGTCTGAAAGTCGAAGAGTCGATAAGGTGACCGTGGTGGACCATCCCCTGGTGGCGCGCGACGTCACCCTGCTGCGCGATGCGGGCAGCGGGGCCGACGCCTTCCGCCGGGCACTGCACCGGGTTTCGCTGGCCCTAGCCATGGAAGCCCTCCGCGGGGCGCCCACCGAGGAATGCCGCGTGAAGACGCCCATCCGTGAGACCACCGGGCGGCGACTATCCGGAGACGTAATCGTGGTGCCCATCCTGCGGGCCGGTCTGGGCATGGTGGACGCCTTCCTGCAGCTGCTGCCCGAAACGCGGGTGGGTCACCTGGGCATGTACCGCGACGAGGAGACCCACGAGCCCGTGGACTACTACGCCAACATCCCCGGCGGGGTGGAGTCGGCCCTGGTGCTGGTGGTCGATCCCATGCTGGCCACCGGCGGAAGCGCCTGCGGCGCCCTCTCCCATCTACGCAGGCGGGGCGCACAACATTTACGTTTTATTTCGTTAATTTCAGCGCCTGAAGGGATTCGCAAGCTCCGGGAACAGCATCCCGACGTGCCCCTGATCACCGCCGCAATTGACGAGAAACTGAATGATGAGGCCTTTATCGTACCGGGACTGGGTGACGCGGGGGACCGCTATTTCGACACCCTCTGA
- the lptC gene encoding LPS export ABC transporter periplasmic protein LptC, translated as MTRGTAISTPSDALRSFLLAALLAAFGFGLSSCNDLSSDQVQQINEALNDSLTSSTEAWDVEIAIMEKERTKARLTGSYAATYTRGDSSRTHIDGPVHIDVYDSTGAVTTRVRSDRAIYRAATLHFEFFGDVQVETDEGRTLSSEYLRWNQGENTIDTPRFVVVTTPTDTLAGTGLTGTADLSSVTLHDARGSITLD; from the coding sequence GTGACGCGGGGGACCGCTATTTCGACACCCTCTGATGCCCTGCGCAGCTTTCTGCTCGCCGCCCTTCTGGCGGCCTTCGGCTTCGGCCTCTCCTCCTGCAACGACCTGAGCAGCGATCAGGTACAGCAGATCAACGAGGCCCTCAACGACTCCCTCACCTCCTCCACCGAAGCCTGGGACGTTGAGATCGCCATCATGGAGAAGGAGCGGACCAAGGCGCGCCTGACAGGCTCGTACGCCGCCACCTACACACGGGGCGACTCCAGCCGCACCCATATCGACGGACCGGTGCACATCGACGTCTACGACTCTACCGGCGCGGTAACCACCCGCGTGCGTTCCGACCGCGCCATCTATCGCGCGGCCACCCTTCATTTCGAGTTCTTCGGCGACGTGCAGGTGGAGACCGACGAGGGACGCACCCTCTCCTCGGAGTACCTGCGCTGGAACCAGGGCGAGAACACCATCGACACCCCGCGTTTCGTGGTGGTGACCACCCCCACCGACACCCTGGCCGGTACGGGACTGACGGGTACAGCCGATCTCTCCAGTGTTACTCTGCATGACGCCCGCGGCAGCATCACGCTCGACTAA
- a CDS encoding OstA-like protein, protein MDRNRLRITPARRLPAFPALTALLVLLATALPAEAQQRVNILDSESVTDEMVDGEPVQEILGDVHLRMGDFEMYCDSAYRFFDRAEVRAYGNIEIITAEERIWADSLAYFTDLDFSQLRGRVIIRSDSTTLFGNSVDYRFSTKVGHFLDGVRLEDPQGVLRANSGFYHREADSAVFRGEVQLADSTQYLEGDSLFTNRSTGYYKLYGQIYARDTENRSTLTGRYLEADSTGRRLLRGDAWLRRVSADTLDADSADSGPLRRPDPIPRDADSTGTPHPAAGISGAVLPDSVAGRLEADAELPDSLREALPDSLDAGRADSLGARPPDGLFPDTLYAASRDSAPEVRRDTTHIMAREILMRRQAGAQGDTVNTVDARDSVRIWSPRFSSLSDSARYDGGSETFELHKEPRAWYRNIQLSGPYIRVELQGSQVERLVSHTRPFAVQQDTAIGRLNQITGDTLTADFSGGALHRIRVWPEGRLLRYFVNDEGQPDGAIELSASDIRILFEEGQLVEMRVLEQPRGFTLPESEDTAKRRLEGFRWEPDLRPSRPAQPMERRFPTIPAERPFELPPRYLDFISSQER, encoded by the coding sequence ATGGATAGGAACCGACTCCGCATAACCCCCGCCCGCCGTCTGCCCGCGTTCCCGGCCCTGACTGCGCTGCTGGTGCTGCTGGCGACCGCTCTCCCCGCAGAGGCCCAGCAGCGGGTCAACATTCTGGATTCAGAATCAGTCACCGATGAAATGGTGGACGGAGAGCCCGTCCAGGAGATCCTGGGCGACGTGCACCTGCGCATGGGCGATTTCGAAATGTACTGCGACAGCGCCTACCGTTTTTTTGACCGCGCAGAAGTCCGCGCCTACGGCAATATCGAGATCATCACCGCGGAGGAGCGCATCTGGGCCGACTCGCTGGCCTACTTCACCGACTTGGATTTCAGCCAGCTGCGAGGACGCGTGATTATCCGCTCCGACTCCACCACCCTCTTCGGCAACAGCGTGGACTACCGCTTCTCCACCAAGGTGGGACACTTTCTGGACGGGGTGCGCCTGGAGGATCCCCAGGGCGTGCTGCGCGCCAACTCAGGATTCTACCACCGTGAGGCCGACAGCGCGGTCTTCCGCGGGGAGGTCCAGCTTGCCGACTCCACCCAGTACCTGGAGGGCGACAGCCTCTTTACCAACCGCAGCACCGGGTACTACAAACTCTACGGGCAGATCTATGCCCGTGACACCGAAAACCGGAGCACGCTGACGGGGCGCTACCTGGAGGCCGACTCCACCGGGCGGCGCCTGCTGCGAGGAGATGCCTGGCTGCGGCGGGTTTCAGCGGATACCCTTGATGCCGACAGCGCAGACAGCGGTCCGCTGCGTCGGCCCGATCCCATCCCGCGAGACGCCGACTCCACCGGGACGCCCCATCCCGCCGCCGGCATCAGCGGGGCGGTCCTGCCGGACAGCGTAGCCGGCCGCCTGGAAGCCGACGCGGAGCTGCCGGACAGCCTCCGTGAGGCCCTGCCGGACAGCCTGGACGCCGGACGAGCCGACAGTCTCGGCGCCCGTCCGCCGGACGGCCTCTTTCCGGACACCCTCTACGCGGCATCCCGCGACAGCGCTCCGGAAGTACGGCGCGACACCACCCATATTATGGCCCGCGAGATCCTCATGCGCCGGCAAGCCGGGGCGCAGGGCGACACGGTGAATACGGTGGACGCCCGCGACAGCGTGCGCATCTGGTCCCCGCGCTTCTCCTCTCTTTCGGACAGCGCGCGCTACGACGGCGGCTCCGAAACCTTCGAACTGCACAAGGAGCCGCGCGCCTGGTACCGCAACATTCAGCTCAGTGGCCCCTACATACGCGTGGAGCTGCAGGGCAGCCAGGTGGAGCGCCTGGTCTCCCACACCCGGCCTTTTGCGGTGCAGCAGGATACGGCCATCGGGCGCCTAAACCAGATCACCGGCGACACTCTGACGGCCGATTTTTCCGGCGGGGCGCTCCACCGCATAAGGGTGTGGCCGGAGGGTCGGCTGCTGCGCTATTTCGTGAACGACGAGGGGCAGCCCGACGGGGCCATCGAACTCTCGGCCTCCGACATCCGCATTCTTTTTGAGGAAGGTCAGCTCGTGGAAATGCGCGTGCTGGAGCAGCCCAGAGGATTCACCCTGCCCGAAAGCGAGGATACGGCCAAACGCCGCCTGGAGGGCTTCCGGTGGGAGCCGGATCTGCGGCCCTCGCGTCCCGCACAGCCCATGGAGCGTCGTTTCCCTACCATACCGGCGGAGCGGCCCTTCGAGCTGCCCCCCCGCTACCTCGACTTTATAAGCTCACAGGAGCGCTAA